One region of Etheostoma spectabile isolate EspeVRDwgs_2016 chromosome 21, UIUC_Espe_1.0, whole genome shotgun sequence genomic DNA includes:
- the LOC116671549 gene encoding ubiquitin-conjugating enzyme E2 D4 isoform X1, translating to MALKRIQKELHDLQRDPPAQCSAGPVGEDLFHWQATIMGPGDSPYQGGVFFLTIHFPTDYPFKPPKVAFTTKIYHPNINSNGSICLDILRSQWSPALTVSKVLLSICSLLCDPNPDDPLVPDIAHMYKNDKDKYNKLAKDWTQKYAM from the exons ATGGCACTGAAAAGAATACAGAAG GAGCTGCATGACCTGCAGAGAGACCCACCAGCACAGTGCTCTGCTGGCCCTGTGGGAGAAGACT TGTTTCATTGGCAAGCAACCATAATGGGTCCG GGTGACAGTCCTTACCAAGGAGGAGTTTTCTTTCTCACAATCCACTTCCCCACCGACTACCCATTTAAGCCACCGAAG gtaGCATTCACAACTAAGATTTATCACCCGAATATAAACAGCAATGGGAGTATCTGTTTAGACATTCTACGGTCACAGTGGTCTCCAGCACTAACAGTGTCTAAAG TTTTATTGTCCATATGTTCATTGCTTTGTGATCCAAACCCAGACGACCCCTTAGTTCCAGACATAGCACACATGTACaagaacgacaaagacaa ATACAACAAATTAGCAAAAGATTGGACCCAAAAGTATGCCATGTGA
- the LOC116671549 gene encoding ubiquitin-conjugating enzyme E2 D4 isoform X2, whose amino-acid sequence MALKRIQKELHDLQRDPPAQCSAGPVGEDLFHWQATIMGPGDSPYQGGVFFLTIHFPTDYPFKPPKVAFTTKIYHPNINSNGSICLDILRSQWSPALTVSKAYLPLPLPVNADTEVIAPGD is encoded by the exons ATGGCACTGAAAAGAATACAGAAG GAGCTGCATGACCTGCAGAGAGACCCACCAGCACAGTGCTCTGCTGGCCCTGTGGGAGAAGACT TGTTTCATTGGCAAGCAACCATAATGGGTCCG GGTGACAGTCCTTACCAAGGAGGAGTTTTCTTTCTCACAATCCACTTCCCCACCGACTACCCATTTAAGCCACCGAAG gtaGCATTCACAACTAAGATTTATCACCCGAATATAAACAGCAATGGGAGTATCTGTTTAGACATTCTACGGTCACAGTGGTCTCCAGCACTAACAGTGTCTAAAG caTACCTTCCCCTCCCACTCCCAGTCAATGCTGACACAGAAGTCATTGCTCCTGGTGACTAA
- the LOC116671541 gene encoding transcription factor A, mitochondrial, with protein sequence MAPFSLMTASASWLAKSFSVLSCTSTLARCTSVPPPAYINSVKWLSSQATGPPKRPLNGYMRYVLQQQPVMTRHNPEIKSVDIIRKIAQQWRTLSPEQKQPFQEASLRAREQFKVDLQRYQAQLTPAQVQQQALEKRQRKAKRKAIRKKRELTNLGKPKRPRSPFNIFMSEHFEEARGTTTQAKMKSLMEDWRKLFSHQKQVYTQLAEDDKIRYKNEMKSWEDHMMEIGREDLIREQTLSTKKKPAAKTVAAKKVVKKVKAKAVKKATATGKSKTTGKATKSSSVKTVRTTKKT encoded by the exons ATGGCTCCGTTCAGCTTAATGACAGCAAGTGCTAGCTGGTTGGCTAAGTCCTTCAGTGTTCTCTCCTGCACAAGCACTCTGGCAAG GTGCACCAGTGTCCCCCCACCTGCATACATCAACTCAGTAAAATGGCTGTCCTCTCAGGCTACCGGGCCCCCAAAGAGACCTCTAAACGGATACATGAGATATGttctgcagcagcagccagtCATGACCAGACACAACCCAG AAATCAAATCAGTGGATATCATCAGGAAAATCGCCCAGCAGTGGAGAACTTTGAGCCCTGAACAGAAACAG CCTTTTCAGGAAGCTTCTCTACGGGCCAGGGAGCAGTTTAAGGTGGACCTCCAGCGTTACCAGGCCCAGCTGACCCCAGCACAGGTCCAGCAACAAGCCCTGGAGAAGAGGCAGAGGAAGGCCAAGAGGAAGGCCATCCGCAAAAAGAGG GAGTTGACCAACCTGGGGAAGCCCAAGCGTCCTCGCTCGCCGTTCAACATATTCATGTCGGAGCACTTTGAGGAGGCCAGAGGAACCACCACACAG GCAAAGATGAAGTCGCTGATGGAGGACTGGAGGAAACTGTTCAGTCATCAGAAGCAG GTCTACACCCAGCTGGCCGAGGACGACAAAATTCGCTATAAGAACGAGATGAAGTCGTGGGAAGACCACATGATGGAGATTGGACGAGAAGACCTGATCCGAGAGCAGACCCTGTCTACCAAGAAAAAACCTGCAGCCAAAACTGTAGCGGCCAAGAAAGTAGTGAAGAAGGTTAAAGCTAAAGCAGTGAAGAAGGCCACTGCCACAGGGAAGTCAAAAACAACTGGGAAGGCAACAAAAAGTAGCTCTGTGAAAACGGTCAGGACTACCAAGAAGACATAA